A genome region from Falco biarmicus isolate bFalBia1 chromosome 11, bFalBia1.pri, whole genome shotgun sequence includes the following:
- the USP33 gene encoding ubiquitin carboxyl-terminal hydrolase 33 isoform X1: MSSPGSNCPHLESVGEITKEELIQKSHGTCQDCKVRGPNLWACLENRCTYVGCGESHVDHSTTHSQETKHCLTVNLTTLRVWCYACSKEVFLDRKLGSHSPLPNARLSHQAQENSVQDFKIPSNPTLKIPLAAVFDDLDIEVEEDELKTRGLTGLKNIGNTCYMNAALQALSNCPPLTHFFLDCGGLARTDKKPAICKSYLKLMTELWHKSRPGSVVPTGLFQGIKTVNPTFRGYSQQDAQEFLRCLMDLLHEELKEPVVELEDAQPMSVDEGMEEDKSQSDVGFQPRESCGTYDKTENDAIFKPVLEDPAETTMLIQDDDNNSVTSKDWQKEKIPSNKLKRANSMEDLEKETNTASETTEFLNNQGTVKVQIHSRFSEYISDVHMNDISAAQTPSSNEGMNTRLSNSPPKSFSSCSSLAPVHKKVSAVSSPKRKKRKKYRSVISDIFDGTIISSVQCLTCDRLSVTLETFQDLSLPIPGKEDLAKLHSASHQTSLVKTGSCGEAYAPQGWIAFFMEYFKRFVVSCVPSWFWGPVVTLQDCLAAFFARDELKGDNMYSCGRCKKLRNGVKFCKVQKFPEILCIHLKRFRHELMFSTKIGTHVSFPLEGLDLQPFLAKDSPAQIMTYDLLSVICHHGTASSGHYIAYCRNNLNNLWYEFDDQSVTEVSESTVQNAEAYVLFYRKSSEEAQRERRRISGLLNMMEPSLLQFYVSRQWLNKFKTFAEPGPISNNDFLCVHGGVPPHKANFIEDLVVMLPQNIWDNLYSRYGGGPAVNHLYVCHTCQIESERIEKRRKNELEMFIRLNRAFQEEESPSTFYCISMQWFREWEGFVKGKDSDPPGPIDNAKIAVTKCGNAVLKQGADSGQISEETWNFLQSIYGGGPEIILRPPVPPVEPGILQTEEKIELETHGL; the protein is encoded by the exons gAGACGAAACACTGCCTAACTGTCAACCTGACTACGCTCCGTGTTTGGTGTTATGCCTGTAGTAAGGAAGTATTCCTGGATAGAAAATTAGGATCTCATTCTCCGTTACCAAATGCAAGACTGTCTCACCAAGCACAAGAAAATAGTGTGCAG gattttaaaatacctaGTAATCCCACGCTGAAGATTCCGCTAGCAGCTGTATTTGATGACTTAGATATAGAAGTGGAAGAAGATGAGTTAAAGACTAGAg GTCTaacaggattaaaaaatattggaaaCACTTGTTACATGAATGCAGCTTTACAAGCTCTTTCCAACTG CCCACCTTTGACACACTTTTTTCTTGATTGTGGAGGCTTAGCCCGAACAGATAAGAAACCAGCAATTTGTAAGAGTTACCTCAAGCTGATGACAGAGCTCTGGCACAAAAGCAG gcCTGGTTCTGTTGTTCCTACTGGTTTATTTCAAGGAATTAAAACCGTTAATCCAACGTTTCGAGGCTACTCTCAACAG GATGCACAAGAATTTTTGCGTTGTCTAATGGATTTGCTTCACGAAGAACTTAAAGAACCAGTTGTGGAACTGGAAGATGCCCAGCCTATGAGTGTAGACGAGGGTATGGAAGAAGACAAGAGCCAGTCAGATGTAGGCTTTCAGCCCCGTGAATCTTGTGGTACCTatgataaaactgaaaatgatgCTATTTTCAAACCTGTCCTAGAGGATCCCGCAGAGACAACCATGTTAATTCAGGATGATGATAACAACTCAGTCACATCCAAAgactggcagaaagaaaaaataccaagcAACAAGCTTAAACGAGCAAATTCTATGGAAgacttggaaaaagaaacaaacactgcTTCAGAGaccactgaatttttaaataatcaggGAACTGTCAAAGTACAGATACACAGTAGATTCTCAG AGTACATCAGTGATGTCCACATGAATGATATATCTGCAGCCCAAACCCCATCATCGAATGAAGGGATGAACACACGCTTATCAAACAGTCCTCCAAAATCATTCTCATCGTGCTCTTCACTGGCACCAGTCCACAAAAAAG TTTCAGCTGTATCATCACCAAAAAGGAAGAAGCGCAAGAAGTACAGGAGTGTTATCTCTGATATATTTGATGGGACTATAATAAGCTCAGTACAGTGCTTGACTTGTGATCGG cTTTCTGTAACTCTGGAGACCTTTCAGGATTTGTCCTTGCCTATTCCAGGTAAGGAAGATCTTGCTAAACTCCATTCTGCAAGTCATCAGACATCTCTAGTCAAGACAGGATCATGTGGAGAAGCGTATGCCCCCCAGGGATGGATAGCTTTTTTTATGGAATATTTCAAAAG GTTTGTTGTCTCATGTGTTCCTAGCTGGTTTTGGGGTCCAGTTGTAACCTTACAAGATTGTCTTGCTGCCTTTTTCGCCAGAGATGAGCTCAAGG GTGATAACATGTACAGCTGTGGAAGGTGTAAAAA GTTAAGAAATGGAGTGAAATTCTGCAAAGTGCAGAAATTTCCTGAG ATATTGTGCATTCATCTCAAAAGATTTAGACATGAACTTATGTTTTCTACAAAAATTGGGACCCATGTGTCCTTTCCCTTGGAAGGCCTTGATCTTCAGCCCTTCCTTGCAAAGGACAGTCCAGCTCAAATCATGACTTATGATCTTCTATCTGTCATCTGCCATCATGGAACTGCCAGCA GTGGGCATTATATAGCTTATTGTCGCaacaatttaaataatttgtggTATGAATTTGATGACCAGAGCGTCACAGAAGTATCAGAATCCACAGTGCAAAATGCAGAAGCCTATGTTCTCTTCTACAG AAAGAGCAGTGAAGAAGCACAGAGAGAGAGACGGAGGATATCAGGTCTACTGAATATGATGGAACCAAGTCTTCTGCAGTTCTATGTTTCCAGACAGTGGCTAAATAAATTCAAGACTTTTGCAGAGCCAGGACCAATTTCAAATAATGACTTTCTCTGTGTGCATGGAG GTGTTCCTCCACACAAAGCTAACTTCATAGAGGACCTAGTTGTAATGCTACCTCAAAATATATGGGATAATCTGTATAGCAG GTATGGAGGAGGACCAGCTGTTAACCATCTGTATGTTTGTCACACCTGCCAAATAGAGTCTGAAAGAAttgaaaaaagaaggaaaaatgaattgGAAATGTTTATTCGG CTTAATAGAGCATTCCAAGAAGAAGAATCTCCATCAACGTTTTACTGCATAAGTATGCAATGGTTCAGAGAATGGGAAGGATTTGTAAAGGGTAAAGACAGTG ATCCCCCTGGTCCAATTGATAACGCGAAGATTGCAGTAACAAAATGTGGAAATGCTGTGCTAAAACAAG gtgCAGATTCTGGACAAATATCTGAAGAAACATGGAATTTTCTTCAGTCAATCTATGGTGGAGGTCCAGAGATTATACTCAGACCACCTGTTCCTCCAGTAGAACCTGGTATCTTGCAAACAGAGGAGAAGATTGAATTAGAAACTCATGGTCTGTAG
- the USP33 gene encoding ubiquitin carboxyl-terminal hydrolase 33 isoform X2: MSSPGSNCPHLESVGEITKEELIQKSHGTCQDCKVRGPNLWACLENRCTYVGCGESHVDHSTTHSQETKHCLTVNLTTLRVWCYACSKEVFLDRKLGSHSPLPNARLSHQAQENSVQDFKIPSNPTLKIPLAAVFDDLDIEVEEDELKTRGLTGLKNIGNTCYMNAALQALSNCPPLTHFFLDCGGLARTDKKPAICKSYLKLMTELWHKSRPGSVVPTGLFQGIKTVNPTFRGYSQQDAQEFLRCLMDLLHEELKEPVVELEDAQPMSVDEGMEEDKSQSDVGFQPRESCGTYDKTENDAIFKPVLEDPAETTMLIQDDDNNSVTSKDWQKEKIPSNKLKRANSMEDLEKETNTASETTEFLNNQGTVKVQIHSRFSEYISDVHMNDISAAQTPSSNEGMNTRLSNSPPKSFSSCSSLAPVHKKVSAVSSPKRKKRKKYRSVISDIFDGTIISSVQCLTCDRLSVTLETFQDLSLPIPGKEDLAKLHSASHQTSLVKTGSCGEAYAPQGWIAFFMEYFKSWFWGPVVTLQDCLAAFFARDELKGDNMYSCGRCKKLRNGVKFCKVQKFPEILCIHLKRFRHELMFSTKIGTHVSFPLEGLDLQPFLAKDSPAQIMTYDLLSVICHHGTASSGHYIAYCRNNLNNLWYEFDDQSVTEVSESTVQNAEAYVLFYRKSSEEAQRERRRISGLLNMMEPSLLQFYVSRQWLNKFKTFAEPGPISNNDFLCVHGGVPPHKANFIEDLVVMLPQNIWDNLYSRYGGGPAVNHLYVCHTCQIESERIEKRRKNELEMFIRLNRAFQEEESPSTFYCISMQWFREWEGFVKGKDSDPPGPIDNAKIAVTKCGNAVLKQGADSGQISEETWNFLQSIYGGGPEIILRPPVPPVEPGILQTEEKIELETHGL; this comes from the exons gAGACGAAACACTGCCTAACTGTCAACCTGACTACGCTCCGTGTTTGGTGTTATGCCTGTAGTAAGGAAGTATTCCTGGATAGAAAATTAGGATCTCATTCTCCGTTACCAAATGCAAGACTGTCTCACCAAGCACAAGAAAATAGTGTGCAG gattttaaaatacctaGTAATCCCACGCTGAAGATTCCGCTAGCAGCTGTATTTGATGACTTAGATATAGAAGTGGAAGAAGATGAGTTAAAGACTAGAg GTCTaacaggattaaaaaatattggaaaCACTTGTTACATGAATGCAGCTTTACAAGCTCTTTCCAACTG CCCACCTTTGACACACTTTTTTCTTGATTGTGGAGGCTTAGCCCGAACAGATAAGAAACCAGCAATTTGTAAGAGTTACCTCAAGCTGATGACAGAGCTCTGGCACAAAAGCAG gcCTGGTTCTGTTGTTCCTACTGGTTTATTTCAAGGAATTAAAACCGTTAATCCAACGTTTCGAGGCTACTCTCAACAG GATGCACAAGAATTTTTGCGTTGTCTAATGGATTTGCTTCACGAAGAACTTAAAGAACCAGTTGTGGAACTGGAAGATGCCCAGCCTATGAGTGTAGACGAGGGTATGGAAGAAGACAAGAGCCAGTCAGATGTAGGCTTTCAGCCCCGTGAATCTTGTGGTACCTatgataaaactgaaaatgatgCTATTTTCAAACCTGTCCTAGAGGATCCCGCAGAGACAACCATGTTAATTCAGGATGATGATAACAACTCAGTCACATCCAAAgactggcagaaagaaaaaataccaagcAACAAGCTTAAACGAGCAAATTCTATGGAAgacttggaaaaagaaacaaacactgcTTCAGAGaccactgaatttttaaataatcaggGAACTGTCAAAGTACAGATACACAGTAGATTCTCAG AGTACATCAGTGATGTCCACATGAATGATATATCTGCAGCCCAAACCCCATCATCGAATGAAGGGATGAACACACGCTTATCAAACAGTCCTCCAAAATCATTCTCATCGTGCTCTTCACTGGCACCAGTCCACAAAAAAG TTTCAGCTGTATCATCACCAAAAAGGAAGAAGCGCAAGAAGTACAGGAGTGTTATCTCTGATATATTTGATGGGACTATAATAAGCTCAGTACAGTGCTTGACTTGTGATCGG cTTTCTGTAACTCTGGAGACCTTTCAGGATTTGTCCTTGCCTATTCCAGGTAAGGAAGATCTTGCTAAACTCCATTCTGCAAGTCATCAGACATCTCTAGTCAAGACAGGATCATGTGGAGAAGCGTATGCCCCCCAGGGATGGATAGCTTTTTTTATGGAATATTTCAAAAG CTGGTTTTGGGGTCCAGTTGTAACCTTACAAGATTGTCTTGCTGCCTTTTTCGCCAGAGATGAGCTCAAGG GTGATAACATGTACAGCTGTGGAAGGTGTAAAAA GTTAAGAAATGGAGTGAAATTCTGCAAAGTGCAGAAATTTCCTGAG ATATTGTGCATTCATCTCAAAAGATTTAGACATGAACTTATGTTTTCTACAAAAATTGGGACCCATGTGTCCTTTCCCTTGGAAGGCCTTGATCTTCAGCCCTTCCTTGCAAAGGACAGTCCAGCTCAAATCATGACTTATGATCTTCTATCTGTCATCTGCCATCATGGAACTGCCAGCA GTGGGCATTATATAGCTTATTGTCGCaacaatttaaataatttgtggTATGAATTTGATGACCAGAGCGTCACAGAAGTATCAGAATCCACAGTGCAAAATGCAGAAGCCTATGTTCTCTTCTACAG AAAGAGCAGTGAAGAAGCACAGAGAGAGAGACGGAGGATATCAGGTCTACTGAATATGATGGAACCAAGTCTTCTGCAGTTCTATGTTTCCAGACAGTGGCTAAATAAATTCAAGACTTTTGCAGAGCCAGGACCAATTTCAAATAATGACTTTCTCTGTGTGCATGGAG GTGTTCCTCCACACAAAGCTAACTTCATAGAGGACCTAGTTGTAATGCTACCTCAAAATATATGGGATAATCTGTATAGCAG GTATGGAGGAGGACCAGCTGTTAACCATCTGTATGTTTGTCACACCTGCCAAATAGAGTCTGAAAGAAttgaaaaaagaaggaaaaatgaattgGAAATGTTTATTCGG CTTAATAGAGCATTCCAAGAAGAAGAATCTCCATCAACGTTTTACTGCATAAGTATGCAATGGTTCAGAGAATGGGAAGGATTTGTAAAGGGTAAAGACAGTG ATCCCCCTGGTCCAATTGATAACGCGAAGATTGCAGTAACAAAATGTGGAAATGCTGTGCTAAAACAAG gtgCAGATTCTGGACAAATATCTGAAGAAACATGGAATTTTCTTCAGTCAATCTATGGTGGAGGTCCAGAGATTATACTCAGACCACCTGTTCCTCCAGTAGAACCTGGTATCTTGCAAACAGAGGAGAAGATTGAATTAGAAACTCATGGTCTGTAG